The genomic DNA ATACACGGTGGCCGGCTTATTCTCGCTGCGGATCCCGATCCATCGGATCACGCGGCGATCCATGCCTGGATCCTGGAGTTCATCGAGGTCGGCGGGGAAGGCCCCGATCAGGACGGGATCCGAGACCTGATCGACCACAGCCTGAACTTCGAAATTCCGGTCCGGGCGACCGGCCGCGTCCGGCAATCCTTGATCGCTACTGTGTGGGCGCGCCTCGCGGCGCGGGCTTCGCCGCGTCACGGCCGATGAGGCTGACCGGACTGCGCCTCGCGCGCCGCTGGAGCGTGCCGCCATCAAAAGAAAAGGGGCCGCCTCACGGCGACCCCTTTCCCCCGTCATGCGCGGTGGCGCGGACTTAGAAGTCCATGCCGCCCATGCCGCCGCCCGGCATGGCCGGAGCGGGGCTGTCCTTCTTCGGCGCGTCGGCGACCATCGCCTCGGTGGTGACCAGCAGGCCGGCGACCGAAGCCGCGTCCTGCAGAGCGGTGCGCACCACCTTGGCCGGGTCGACGATGCCGGCCTGGATCATGTCGACGTACTCTTCGGTCTGGGCGTTGAAGCCGAAGGTCTCCGAGGAGGTGTTGTCGGTGATCTTGCCGACCACGATCGAGCCTTCCACGCCCGCGTTCTGGGCGATCTGGCGGAGCGGGGCCTCGAGAGCCTTGAGGACGATCTTGATGCCGGCCTGGACGTCCGGGATGTCGGACTTCAGCTCGGCGACCGCCTTCTTGGCGCGCAGCAGCGCGGTGCCGCCGCCGGGGACGATGCCTTCCTCGACCGCCGCGCGGGTGGCGTTGAGGGCGTCGTCGACGCGGTCCTTCTTCTCCTTCACCTCGACCTCGGTCGCGCCGCCGACGCGGATCACCGCGACGCCGCCCGCGAGCTTGGCCAGACGCTCCTGCAGCTTCTCACGGTCGTAGTCCGAGGTGGTCTCCTCGATCTGCGCCTTGATCTGCGAGATGCGGCCCTCGATGTCGGACTTCTCGCCGACGCCGTCGATGATCGTGGTGTTCTCCTTCTCGATACGCACGCGCTTGGCGCGGCCGAGCATGGGGAGCGTCACGTTCTCGAGCTTGATGCCGAGATCCTCGGCGATCATCTGGCCCTTGGTCAGGATCGCGATGTCCTCGAGCATCGCCTTGCGGCGATCACCGAAGCCCGGCGCCTTGACGGCCGCGACCTTGAGGCCGCCGCGGAGCTTGTTGACGACGAGCGTGGCGAGCGCCTCGCCCTCGATGTCCTCGGCGATGATCAGGAGCGGCTTGCCGGTCTGAACAACGGCCTCGAGCACCGGCAGCATGGCCTGGAGCGAAGAGAGCTTCTTCTCGTGGATGAGGATGTAGGGGTCCTCGAGCTCGGCGACCATCTTCTCCGCGTTCGTGATGAAGTACGGGGAGAGGTAGCCGCGGTCGAACTGCATGCCCTCGACGACGTCGAGCTCGGTCTCGGCCGTCTTGGCCTCCTCGACCGTGATCACGCCCTCGTTGCCCACCTTCTGCATGGCGTGGGCGATCATCTCGCCGATCTCCTTGTCGCCGTTGGCGGAGATCGTGCCGACCTGGGCGACCTCGTCGGAGGTCGAGACCTTCTTGGCGCGCGCGATGATGTCCTTGACGGCGGCCTGGGTGGCGAGGTCGATGCCGCGCTTCAGGTCCATCGGGTTGATGCCGGCGGCGACGTACTTGGCGCCCTCGCGGACGATGGCCTGGGCCAGCACGGTCGCGGTGGTGGTGCCGTCACCCGCGATGTCGTTGGTCTTCGAGGCCACTTCGCGCACCATCTGGGCGCCCATGTTCTCGAACTTGTCGGCGAGCTCGATCTCCTTGGCGACCGTCACACCGTCCTTGGTGATGCGCGGGGCGCCGAAGCTCTTCTCGATCACGACGTTGCGGCCCTTCGGGCCCAGCGTCACCTTCACCGCATCCGCGAGGATGTCGACGCCGCGCAGCATCTTATCGCGGGCGTCGGCGGAGAAACGAACGTCTTTCGCTGCCATTGTGTGCCTCTTAGCTACTGGTTGAACCCCAAGGCCGGGACGGCCTCAAAG from Methylobacterium radiotolerans JCM 2831 includes the following:
- the groL gene encoding chaperonin GroEL (60 kDa chaperone family; promotes refolding of misfolded polypeptides especially under stressful conditions; forms two stacked rings of heptamers to form a barrel-shaped 14mer; ends can be capped by GroES; misfolded proteins enter the barrel where they are refolded when GroES binds) — translated: MAAKDVRFSADARDKMLRGVDILADAVKVTLGPKGRNVVIEKSFGAPRITKDGVTVAKEIELADKFENMGAQMVREVASKTNDIAGDGTTTATVLAQAIVREGAKYVAAGINPMDLKRGIDLATQAAVKDIIARAKKVSTSDEVAQVGTISANGDKEIGEMIAHAMQKVGNEGVITVEEAKTAETELDVVEGMQFDRGYLSPYFITNAEKMVAELEDPYILIHEKKLSSLQAMLPVLEAVVQTGKPLLIIAEDIEGEALATLVVNKLRGGLKVAAVKAPGFGDRRKAMLEDIAILTKGQMIAEDLGIKLENVTLPMLGRAKRVRIEKENTTIIDGVGEKSDIEGRISQIKAQIEETTSDYDREKLQERLAKLAGGVAVIRVGGATEVEVKEKKDRVDDALNATRAAVEEGIVPGGGTALLRAKKAVAELKSDIPDVQAGIKIVLKALEAPLRQIAQNAGVEGSIVVGKITDNTSSETFGFNAQTEEYVDMIQAGIVDPAKVVRTALQDAASVAGLLVTTEAMVADAPKKDSPAPAMPGGGMGGMDF